A window of the Vibrio fluvialis genome harbors these coding sequences:
- a CDS encoding M20/M25/M40 family metallo-hydrolase, whose translation MTQIHPQRLVDNFLNLIQIDSESGNEKAIGEHLCEQLGELGFMVQKLPVPAEVSNGFNIYARLEGELPDSVVLSCHMDTVKPGIGIEPVIEDGIIRSKGNTILGGDDKSGIAAILEAVRALREHNRAHKTIEIAFTVHEEGGLMGSKNFDMSYIRSNKAIVLDTGGPIGTIVKAAPGQQKLRVTIKGKPAHAGLVPEDGISAISVAADAITQMKLLRIDEETTANIGMVNGGQATNIVMPELTIVAEARSLNDDKLAAQVEHMISTFETVAKKHGAEAVIQSTRVYNAFVLDEEHPLICELKSAFNAMGIEAKTKRTGGGSDANNFNEKGLTTVNISTGMAKVHTTEEHIAVDDLVKVCQFVETYLSR comes from the coding sequence ATGACTCAAATTCACCCTCAGCGTCTGGTCGATAACTTCCTGAATCTGATTCAAATCGACAGCGAATCTGGCAACGAGAAAGCCATTGGCGAGCATCTGTGTGAGCAGCTCGGCGAGCTTGGTTTTATGGTCCAAAAACTGCCTGTTCCTGCAGAGGTTTCAAACGGTTTCAACATCTACGCCCGCCTGGAAGGCGAACTACCGGACAGCGTGGTGTTAAGCTGCCATATGGACACCGTGAAACCGGGTATCGGCATTGAACCTGTGATTGAAGATGGCATCATCCGCTCAAAAGGCAATACGATTCTAGGGGGCGACGATAAATCCGGTATTGCGGCCATTCTTGAAGCGGTGCGTGCCCTGCGCGAACATAACCGGGCACACAAAACCATCGAAATCGCCTTCACCGTGCATGAAGAAGGTGGCCTGATGGGTTCCAAAAATTTTGACATGAGCTACATCCGCTCAAACAAAGCCATTGTGCTGGATACTGGCGGCCCGATTGGCACCATCGTCAAAGCGGCGCCGGGCCAGCAGAAACTGCGTGTCACCATAAAAGGCAAACCAGCGCACGCAGGCCTTGTGCCAGAAGATGGTATCAGTGCCATCAGCGTAGCGGCCGACGCGATTACCCAAATGAAACTGCTGCGTATCGATGAAGAAACCACTGCCAACATCGGCATGGTGAATGGCGGTCAGGCGACCAACATCGTTATGCCAGAGCTGACGATTGTTGCCGAAGCGCGCTCGTTGAATGACGATAAGCTGGCGGCGCAAGTGGAACACATGATTTCAACGTTTGAGACTGTGGCGAAAAAACACGGCGCAGAAGCCGTGATCCAATCGACCCGAGTTTATAACGCGTTTGTGCTGGACGAAGAACATCCGCTGATCTGCGAATTAAAATCCGCCTTTAACGCCATGGGTATTGAAGCGAAAACCAAGCGTACGGGCGGCGGCAGCGATGCCAATAACTTCAATGAGAAAGGTTTAACCACGGTAAACATCTCAACCGGTATGGCCAAAGTGCACACCACCGAAGAGCACATTGCAGTCGACGATTTAGTCAAGGTTTGCCAATTCGTCGAGACTTACTTAAGCCGTTAA
- a CDS encoding EAL domain-containing protein translates to MLLPLPIVISAAYRAGMENVDSNLTNIANSYVSRIEVIINELRSENEKALYNPRTCDKLQSDLLFESILREMLVVENSSIICSSKRGEISSDISRYYPDGNIKPNVVLFDLEGDPEKRTLLVIDNDHRNSKRGVISVVDKNYIAARLGYRTDDRIEKLAFEINRSVYPYDGSLESSNRSVIEHSKQYGFTLMVEASDHYVSDRLTFFILGALPVSIAVSILISILLFFFSGRTTLVDDLRRGMERRELFMTYQPVVRSHPCEIKGFEALVRWVNPKLGFVRPDNFIPIAEEFGLINKLTNYVLDCILHDWSKAKLTERYQIGVNIPPSYLLDPACVNKLKQYAKAFDDINLQLIAEITERQLLDKQGQEVLRELRANGIMVAIDDFGTGRTALSVLQNISFDFLKIDKCFVDTIGVESVNAPVLNAIIDLAHQMNVEIVAEGVETQAQSCYLMEKGVQYQQGYYYAKPLSFRDALAEMNGCCDNHNPDECECFQ, encoded by the coding sequence GTGTTATTGCCCTTACCCATCGTGATTTCTGCCGCGTACCGCGCAGGAATGGAAAATGTTGATAGTAATTTAACCAACATCGCCAATTCCTACGTGTCACGGATTGAAGTCATCATTAATGAACTCCGTAGCGAGAACGAAAAAGCGCTCTATAACCCACGCACATGTGACAAACTGCAGAGCGATTTGCTGTTTGAAAGTATCTTGCGTGAGATGTTGGTAGTGGAGAACAGCTCCATCATCTGCTCGTCCAAGCGCGGCGAGATCAGTAGCGACATCAGTCGCTACTATCCGGATGGCAACATCAAGCCCAATGTGGTGTTGTTCGATTTAGAAGGCGATCCCGAAAAGCGCACCTTGTTGGTGATTGATAACGATCATCGCAACTCCAAGCGTGGCGTGATCTCTGTAGTCGATAAGAACTACATCGCAGCTCGTCTCGGTTATCGAACCGATGATCGAATAGAAAAGCTGGCGTTTGAAATCAACCGCAGCGTTTATCCGTACGATGGCAGCCTTGAAAGCTCGAACCGCAGTGTTATTGAGCATTCAAAGCAATACGGCTTCACCCTGATGGTGGAAGCCAGTGATCATTATGTGTCTGATCGTCTGACGTTTTTTATTCTCGGCGCACTGCCCGTATCAATCGCCGTGTCGATTTTGATTTCGATACTGCTGTTCTTTTTTAGCGGCCGCACCACGCTCGTGGATGATCTGCGCAGAGGTATGGAGCGACGCGAGTTGTTTATGACGTATCAGCCAGTTGTAAGAAGTCATCCATGTGAAATAAAAGGGTTTGAAGCGTTAGTGCGATGGGTAAACCCAAAGTTGGGCTTTGTGCGTCCGGATAACTTTATTCCAATCGCGGAAGAGTTTGGCTTGATCAACAAACTTACGAACTATGTGTTGGACTGCATTCTTCATGATTGGTCTAAAGCGAAGTTAACCGAACGTTATCAAATTGGCGTGAATATTCCCCCATCCTATTTGCTTGACCCGGCATGCGTAAACAAGCTCAAACAGTATGCTAAAGCGTTTGATGACATTAACTTGCAACTGATTGCGGAAATCACTGAACGTCAGTTGTTGGACAAACAAGGTCAAGAAGTCCTGCGCGAGCTGAGAGCAAATGGCATTATGGTGGCGATCGATGATTTTGGTACAGGCCGAACCGCACTGTCGGTACTACAAAACATCTCCTTTGATTTCCTTAAAATCGATAAGTGTTTTGTAGATACTATCGGTGTTGAATCGGTCAATGCTCCGGTTCTCAACGCTATCATCGACTTAGCTCATCAAATGAATGTTGAAATCGTCGCAGAGGGTGTCGAGACTCAAGCCCAATCTTGCTACTTGATGGAAAAAGGTGTCCAGTACCAACAGGGGTACTACTACGCTAAGCCACTTTCTTTTCGGGATGCGTTGGCAGAAATGAACGGTTGTTGCGACAATCATAACCCTGACGAATGCGAATGCTTTCAATAA
- the hppD gene encoding 4-hydroxyphenylpyruvate dioxygenase: MSANINPLGTDGFEFVEYTAASTKGIEDLKQLFSSLGFAEIAKHRSKEAWLYRQGDINFIVNAQPRSQAEAFAKVHGPSVCGMAFRVKDAASALKHALNNGAEEYKTEIGPMELSIPAIYGIGESLLYFVDRYGDRSIYDVDFHFYDDAAARMQQAQAGLMEIDHLTHNVKQGHMDTWSGFYERIGNFREIRYFDIEGKLTGLVSRAMTAPCGKIRIPINESSDDKSQIEEFIREYNGEGIQHIALSTDDIYQTVRTLRERGMDFMPTPDTYYEKVDARVEGHSENVDELKALRILIDGAPMKDGILLQIFTQTVIGPVFFEIIQRKGNEGFGEGNFKALFESIEEDQIRRGVLSDA; encoded by the coding sequence ATGAGCGCCAACATCAACCCACTGGGCACAGATGGCTTTGAATTTGTCGAATATACGGCAGCAAGTACCAAAGGTATTGAAGACTTAAAACAGCTGTTTTCCTCGCTAGGGTTTGCCGAGATTGCCAAACATCGCTCTAAAGAAGCGTGGTTGTATCGTCAGGGTGACATCAACTTTATCGTCAATGCCCAGCCGCGCAGCCAGGCTGAAGCCTTTGCCAAAGTCCATGGCCCATCCGTATGCGGCATGGCTTTTCGTGTCAAAGATGCCGCGTCTGCGCTTAAACATGCGTTAAACAACGGCGCAGAAGAGTACAAAACCGAAATCGGCCCGATGGAACTCAGTATTCCGGCGATTTACGGCATTGGCGAAAGCTTGTTGTACTTTGTCGACCGCTACGGCGATCGCAGCATTTACGATGTCGATTTCCATTTCTATGACGATGCCGCCGCGCGCATGCAACAAGCGCAAGCTGGCCTGATGGAAATTGACCACCTGACGCACAACGTCAAACAGGGCCACATGGATACTTGGTCTGGCTTTTATGAGCGCATCGGTAACTTCCGTGAGATTCGTTACTTCGATATCGAAGGGAAACTCACCGGGCTGGTAAGCCGTGCAATGACTGCGCCGTGTGGCAAAATCCGTATTCCGATCAATGAATCCTCGGACGACAAATCACAGATTGAAGAGTTCATTCGTGAATACAACGGGGAAGGCATTCAGCACATTGCACTGAGCACCGACGACATCTACCAAACCGTGCGCACGCTACGCGAACGTGGCATGGACTTTATGCCGACACCGGATACTTACTATGAGAAAGTCGATGCGCGCGTTGAAGGGCATAGCGAGAATGTCGATGAGCTCAAAGCGTTGCGTATTCTGATTGACGGCGCGCCGATGAAAGACGGCATTCTGCTGCAAATCTTTACCCAAACCGTGATTGGCCCGGTGTTCTTTGAAATCATTCAACGTAAAGGCAATGAAGGCTTTGGAGAAGGCAACTTCAAAGCGCTGTTTGAATCGATTGAAGAAGATCAGATTCGTCGAGGAGTACTGAGCGATGCATAA
- a CDS encoding homogentisate 1,2-dioxygenase yields MHKWMTFPHREGVCSKQAHADFPSDAIYEREAGRSGFFGPAAHFHHQHAPTGWIEWEGELRPRAFNFNHVAEASQLSPWFVPHLLHNQDVKVRVWKLAQPMECLVRNADGDDLLFVHQGKADLYCDYGHMSISEGDYVLIPRSTNWRLEPQEPLFLLMIENTDAAYTLPEKGIVGNHAVFDPAVLEVPSINDEFKAQYSEQQTQVQVKRHEQVSVITYPFNPLDAIGWHGDLAVVKLNWRDIRPLMSHRYHLPPSAHTTFVGAGFVVCTFVPRPIESDPGALKVPFYHNNDDYDEVLFYHAGDFFSRDNIEAGMVTFHPAGFTHGPHPKAFKAGMEYKKKFTDEVAVMIDTRHALQFGEAAQKVENREYVYSWKEVKE; encoded by the coding sequence ATGCATAAGTGGATGACCTTCCCGCACCGGGAAGGGGTATGCTCTAAACAGGCGCATGCCGATTTCCCGAGTGACGCAATTTATGAACGTGAAGCGGGCCGCAGCGGTTTCTTCGGCCCGGCGGCACACTTCCATCATCAACATGCCCCAACGGGTTGGATCGAGTGGGAGGGCGAACTGCGTCCACGCGCGTTTAACTTCAACCATGTTGCCGAAGCCTCTCAGCTTTCGCCTTGGTTTGTGCCGCACTTGCTGCACAACCAGGATGTAAAAGTTCGAGTATGGAAGCTGGCGCAGCCGATGGAGTGCCTGGTACGCAACGCCGATGGTGACGACTTGCTTTTTGTTCATCAGGGCAAAGCGGATTTGTACTGCGATTACGGCCACATGAGCATCAGTGAAGGGGATTACGTGTTGATCCCGCGTTCGACCAACTGGCGTTTAGAACCGCAAGAGCCGCTATTTCTGCTGATGATTGAAAACACCGATGCGGCGTATACGCTGCCGGAAAAAGGCATTGTCGGCAATCACGCGGTGTTTGATCCTGCCGTGTTGGAAGTGCCAAGCATCAATGACGAGTTCAAAGCGCAGTATTCCGAGCAGCAAACACAGGTTCAGGTCAAACGCCATGAACAGGTGAGTGTGATTACCTATCCGTTTAACCCCTTGGATGCGATTGGCTGGCACGGTGATTTGGCGGTGGTCAAACTCAACTGGCGCGACATTCGCCCGTTGATGTCGCATCGCTACCATTTGCCGCCGTCTGCGCACACGACGTTTGTCGGTGCTGGTTTTGTGGTGTGTACGTTTGTGCCACGCCCGATTGAAAGTGACCCGGGCGCGCTCAAAGTGCCGTTCTACCACAACAACGATGATTACGATGAAGTGCTGTTCTACCACGCTGGTGATTTCTTCAGCCGTGACAATATCGAAGCGGGTATGGTGACTTTCCACCCAGCCGGCTTTACCCACGGCCCGCATCCGAAAGCGTTTAAAGCCGGAATGGAATATAAGAAAAAATTCACCGATGAAGTGGCTGTGATGATCGATACTCGTCATGCGCTACAGTTTGGTGAAGCGGCGCAGAAGGTGGAAAACCGCGAGTACGTCTACAGTTGGAAAGAAGTCAAAGAATAA
- a CDS encoding fumarylacetoacetate hydrolase family protein, whose protein sequence is MKLATLKNHTRDGLLVVVSRDLTKCIAVPDVAENLQQALDNWSITEPMLDEVYQALNDGELYNEMDFDPTLCESPLPRAYQWADGSAYVNHVELVRKARGAEMPPSFWTDPLMYQGGSDTFLGPKDDILMESEAWGIDFEGEVAVITDDVPMGADAEQAAHAIRLIMLVNDVSLRGLIPGELAKGFGFFQSKPSSAFSPVAVTPDELGEHWDGGKVTLPLLSTYNGEPFGCPNAGVDMTFEFPQLVAHAAKTRPLGAGAIIGSGTVSNKQGTDFGTSITEGGVGYSCIAEVRMIETIRDGQPATQFMKFGDTIKLDMLDSDGQSIFGSIEQRVVQYLPPKQVIHG, encoded by the coding sequence ATGAAGTTAGCGACGCTGAAAAATCATACCCGTGACGGGCTGCTTGTGGTCGTCAGCCGCGATTTAACCAAATGCATCGCAGTACCGGATGTTGCTGAAAACCTGCAGCAAGCGCTGGATAACTGGAGCATAACGGAGCCGATGCTCGATGAAGTGTACCAGGCGCTGAATGATGGTGAACTGTATAACGAAATGGATTTTGACCCGACGCTGTGCGAATCACCCTTACCACGCGCGTATCAATGGGCCGACGGTTCTGCATACGTTAATCACGTGGAGTTGGTGCGTAAAGCGCGCGGCGCAGAAATGCCGCCAAGCTTCTGGACTGATCCGCTGATGTATCAGGGTGGCTCGGATACCTTCCTCGGCCCTAAAGACGATATCTTGATGGAAAGTGAAGCGTGGGGCATCGATTTTGAAGGTGAGGTGGCGGTGATCACCGACGATGTGCCGATGGGCGCAGATGCGGAACAAGCGGCGCACGCCATTCGTCTGATTATGTTGGTCAATGACGTGTCATTGCGCGGCCTGATTCCCGGCGAACTGGCCAAAGGGTTCGGCTTTTTCCAATCCAAACCGTCTTCGGCGTTTTCGCCAGTGGCTGTCACGCCCGATGAGCTGGGCGAACACTGGGATGGTGGCAAGGTGACGCTGCCGCTGCTGTCTACCTATAACGGCGAGCCGTTTGGCTGCCCGAATGCGGGGGTGGACATGACGTTTGAATTTCCACAGTTAGTCGCACACGCGGCGAAAACCCGCCCGTTAGGCGCTGGCGCGATCATTGGTTCGGGCACGGTGTCGAATAAGCAAGGCACCGATTTTGGCACCTCGATTACTGAAGGGGGCGTTGGTTATTCCTGCATTGCGGAAGTGCGCATGATCGAGACCATACGCGATGGTCAGCCGGCAACGCAGTTTATGAAGTTTGGCGACACCATCAAACTCGACATGCTTGATAGCGACGGTCAAAGTATCTTTGGCAGCATTGAGCAGCGCGTGGTGCAATATTTGCCGCCCAAGCAGGTGATTCATGGGTGA
- the maiA gene encoding maleylacetoacetate isomerase, with amino-acid sequence MGERKLYGYWRSSAAYRVRIALNLKGLEYTHCPVHLVKEGGEQHSAAYHQLNPSELVPTLVDDGVTLSQSLAIIEYLDDVYPQMPLIPRSGHKKYQVLSLAHDIAMDIHPINNLRVLQYLSNELAVNDEQKAEWYRHWVQVGFAAFEEKLNTRAGAFCVGDELSLADVCLVPQVYNAERFSVDMTPYPQIQRITQSLRAIPGFIKAEPENQPDAQ; translated from the coding sequence ATGGGTGAACGTAAACTCTACGGCTACTGGCGATCATCAGCGGCGTATCGGGTTCGTATTGCACTCAATCTCAAAGGACTCGAATATACACACTGTCCGGTGCATCTGGTTAAAGAGGGCGGCGAGCAGCACAGCGCCGCCTACCATCAGTTAAACCCCAGTGAGTTAGTGCCGACCTTGGTTGATGATGGTGTGACATTGTCACAATCTCTGGCCATCATCGAATACTTGGATGATGTGTATCCACAAATGCCGTTGATCCCGAGAAGTGGCCACAAGAAATATCAGGTGTTGTCGCTGGCGCATGATATTGCGATGGACATCCATCCCATCAACAACCTGCGTGTCTTGCAGTATCTGAGCAACGAACTTGCTGTGAATGATGAGCAAAAAGCCGAATGGTATCGTCACTGGGTTCAGGTCGGGTTTGCTGCCTTTGAAGAGAAACTCAACACGCGCGCCGGGGCGTTTTGTGTCGGCGATGAACTGTCGTTGGCGGATGTGTGTTTGGTGCCGCAGGTATACAACGCCGAACGTTTCAGCGTGGATATGACGCCGTATCCACAAATTCAACGCATCACCCAATCCTTACGTGCGATACCCGGATTCATCAAAGCGGAACCGGAGAATCAGCCTGACGCGCAATGA